DNA from Tripterygium wilfordii isolate XIE 37 chromosome 15, ASM1340144v1, whole genome shotgun sequence:
ACCATCTTGAGAAAGAAGATCTTCGGAAGTGGACTGGGAATTGGTTTGTTTTTGACTCCTCCCGTCTTTCTCTTCCTCCTTCTGCCTATAAGAAAGAAGCAGTGAAGGAAGCAAGCAAGACTCGAccaacttctaagagcaatttATTTGCCAActgttataaaaaaatatgtggCTCCCCAGTCTCAGAATTAAGGCTCGACCCATCTCCTTCCTGGATGGTTGTATCCACCTAAAAGcttcaagaaaggaaaaaagattgTGGTAAATGGCTCATGAAGTTGCATTTTAGATGAGCTTGCGGTCATTTGAACTTTGGAGggttccttttttgttttttttgggagCTTTGGAGGGTTCAGAGTTTAGGTATATTTGTAACTGGGAATTGATGAATTCTCTGTACGCATTACGTGTCATGTTTATTGAGAAGAAGTTCTTGGGTTTATTGGTTTTGATACGGACAGAAGCAGAAAATCTCTAATTGAGTTTAACGTTGCCGATTTTAaggtcataatttttttttcatgagtaATTAGGGTCATAGTTTAATTTGATGAAGCTTTAAAGGTCAATTTTTTGGGAAGAGGGCTGGAATTATTCTAGTAATTTTATCAGATTTACGTCATCTAATGTAACAATGTATTATTTGATAACACTACATTCAATACATTTAATGGTGTAATTCTGGTGAAATTGTTGGAATGattccagcaaatccttttcccAATTTTTGGTGCTCAAATAATCAAATGTCAACTGTTaagttaaattatttttttttaatctatgcaAAAATAAGGTCCATCCATGAATAACAGAAAAGTCGTGATGAAAGAAAAAGACTTCCAATTACTCTTTTTATGCAACTCTCCGGTTCCATAGGTAGCTGCCATCGATCGAAAGAGATGCATCTGAAGAAGGCGTTGTGGAGCGAGGGGCTGTTGAATGAGGGCAGCGGCGGCGACGATGTGTCGATAAACACGGAGAAAGCATCAGAATCGTCAACATCATCGTCGTCGACGGCGGTGGAGGAGCTGGTGAAGTCGCTGAGCAAGGAGAGGGTATATAGTGAGGTGACTCTCGCACTCAGAAGCGGCCTCCGAGACGCCCGTGCCGAGTTCTCCTTCCTCCGCGTCCGTGGCCTTCGGTCCCTCCTAAAGTCCCTCCGATCCCTCGCCCACTGCGATTCCTCCATCCGCCTCTTCTCCCACTCCCAGTCCATCCCTGACCTTCAAGGTTACACAACTTCACATTCTCCATCTCCATGTCATACGAATCCAATTCGATCTTGAAATTTTCGAATGTGCCAAAGCTAACGTTGTCGTTCTATGGACAGTGGTTCCGGTTCTGTTTCAGCATTCACTGAAAGAGTCGTCCGAGAACGAAAGCCTTGTTGAGAGCTTGGATCACATATTCAGCGTCGACCCTATGAGGATAACCAGTCCTTCTACGGATGCCGAGGTCGCCCTGGCGCTTCGTGTTCTGGAAGGTTGCTGTCTTCTCCACCGTGAGAGCACGGTTTTAGCCCATCGGCACAAGGCAGTTCCGGTATTCATAGTTTTTGATAACAATTGAATGCTTCATTTTAAAGAAAAACCGAAACAATGTTTTCATTGACTTACATATGTATGATAGTTACAGATAAGAGTTCTTGTACATGTGAACTTCTATTCAAAAATTCTGACAAGAACGAGTAACAACTAAATTTGAACTTCAATATCCttggatgattttttttccaaaagggCTCGAAGAAGAGTGAATGAGTGATACTTAATCTGCTGTGGATAATTCAATTGCACATCCAGGCCTAAACCTGTCGTTGGAGAGGGCTTAATAGGCTGACAAGCGTCAGAAGAAAGCTTTTATCCAATGAACATGTTTAGTGCTTAGCCAATTAATGACTTAATTTACTAACTCCTAATGTCTTAGACTCTTAgtaataaagtttgtttttaTTGTTGTGGACATTATGCAATAGATGCATGCATGTTATAAGATTATAACATATGCAACATAAGGTTGCTTATGATGTTGAGTAGACTAAACTTGCAGAGATTTAGCCACTTAGTGTATCAGCATTTTGATTCTAAATGGAAGATGTGACCATTTTCAGGTTTTGATGAATATATTATCAACCAGAGGAGTCCTTGAGCAAGGTGCTTGTTTAGATGCTCTGATCTCAATAATGCTGGACTCATCAGCCAATCAGATGGTATGTTTTTGCTTGTCTGAATGTTCGTTATTGGTCATTTGATGCTATTCTTACTCTATGTTACCATTCAATCAAAAATTTCTTCCTCTGTTTCAATCCCTCTGACCATTAACAGAGTTTCGTAGTGTAGGTACATTATTTCAACGTGCATCTTCTTGTTTTCTGATTAATAATCTGCTTGAATTGAgtatattaaaattttagatTATCTTTGGTCGAAAGTTTCAATTAGGTCTTTCATAAAGCACAGTTCTTTTGTCAGGCGTGAAAAAAATTGTCTAATGGTCTAATTTTGGCTATAGTGGATTTCTTGTCAAGAAAATGTTCACTTGTTAACTGCTTTAGGCTTGGGTGTTAGGATTGGGGGTTTTCCTTCAAGCCACTGATCATGCACTTTTATGACATCCTTATTGAAAAAGGATCAAAATGGTTTTTGTGGTTCGCTTTTGTTGCAAACTGGCTATATCATTCATGGATCACTTTTCTGATTGCAAGTGTTGCAGTTTAACACCTCATTGGAGCCTGGAGTTCAAGATGATTTTTGTTGGAATATGTACTTTTATCCGTGGAAATATTGTTCTGGATAGACAATAGAACGAGTTTCtcctttgtctctctctctctctctgtgagaTATAGGAATAgttaacttttaagttttaacttcaTTAAACATCTTGCATATACATATCTTCGAGAAGTTAGTGTTCATCTTATGCGATTCGACAATTTCGCACCCACTTCAATTGTGCCACTAAAGACCTCTCGCAAGGAAGTTCAGGTAGGAAGATTACTTCCCACACCTTGCAGCTGTGGAATCGGCTATATAGGACATACTTAGAGATATGATAAGTGTTCTTCCACCATATTTATGTCATTCTCTTCTTGTACTATACCCAAAAAAACTCTGCAAGCTATGCTTTATTCATAATTTTGATTCCTCATATCTCCCAGCAACCTCCTGACATAGGTCAGCAGTGACACAACACTCCCACCATTTTCGTATTAGATATCTCCATTTATCTAAACTATCGGAACCCTACTCTCACAAAATTCATCGTGTATGTCTTTGTAAAAGAGCTATACTTGATTTTTCTTGATGCTTGACCTTATGGTTATCACACTGCCAGTTGCAGACTGCAGATGGTTTCCTCCTGTGCTTGGCTGAAATTGTCCTTAATCCTGTAGCTTTAAAGTGTTTCATTTCAtccttataaatttattttttttgggttataaaAGTACCATATACCATCCATTTAACGTGGCTTTATATTTTCCAGGAATTTGAGCATTGTAATGGCATTGAGGAAGTTGCAGAGCTCATTACAGATAAGCAAGTGGATGAAAATCTTCGGTGCTGTAACTCTTTCTCTAATCGATGTTGTTCTTTTCTTTGACTTTATCATCCATGTTGTTATGGTTTATCGTAGATGTTGAGTTTCTGTTCATTTTCACATGCAATTTTTTAGTGTCATTGAAAGTATTCGTAGTGATAGCTTTTTATCTTACCTTTTCCAATTGACAGTGGCATGAATCatatcttcttctcttttttttttcctggaaaaCTTCCATCTTTGTCACATCTAAGGACAAAGGTGGATTGAATAGACATTTAACACTTTCAGTTAAACCTGGGAGATAAAAGCAAGTAAGTTTATATGTTTTTATCCTCTCTTGTAATTGTAGCGCTTGATTCTCAAATGGGGTTTACTATTTTGCTTTCCTGCCCATTACCAGTATGGTCGACtgataaaaaaaacactattctGAACTGTAGATTGAAGTGTGGAGAGTTCTTGTTGTTACTCATTGGGCATATAAATGGGAGAGAACGGTCTACTATGGCATCAATAAACGAAGATATAAGGCGCCTTCTGGGTGAGAAGTCTGCCTCATTGATATGGGCCGCCAGTCAATTTGGATCAACCCTTGATCCTGAGCAAAGATTGACTGCTTTACACATCCAAGCTCGAAGGGTTCTCGAATCATTGGATCTGTACTGAGCCTTTAAGTTTGAATTGTTCTTGCTGGTGTTTGCTGAAAATTGTCACTTGTTCATGAATGGCAGGAGCTTTGTTTATGTTGGGGAGGAATGTTCCAAACATTGGGGCTGCAGATACAAATTAGTGGTCTCCTGCATTTTGCACTTCTGCGGTGCGGTTCTTTTCACATTGTcggttttgttttttcttttaacgaagcaaaattttattaaattgagCAAAGCCTGGGGCGGAACACCCCTACAACATCATCCCAAAGAGAAGGAATACAGAAGGGTAAGAGAAGAAATGCACATCCTGAGACATATCAAAGTTAGAGTTGACTAAGCTATTAGCGTAGAAATTAGTCTCACGATAAATATGATTAATTTAAAATATCCCATTGTCGTTTTTTGTGTGAAGGAGTGGGACTAAATAATGAGATACACTCTGGGACTAAATAATGAGATACTAAAACCAAAAATTGAGCTTGCGTAACTTGCTAACAATGATCTTTACAACTCTTTTGTAATTgaacaaattgaaatattttgattaatatgaAATGAGATTGGTGAATTTTTTCAGAAATCAAATACTCACCCTATGAAGTTTAATTTTGAGGTACAGAATTCCATTTTGACACTCCACCTAGCTCTAATTCCAATTACATTAATAGTGTATCTGTGAGAACATATGATACGAGTATACGACTGACGTGGCATTGACCAGGCGGTGCCGTCTACTTTGTGTAAAGTCTTACCGGAGCCGGAGGGTATGTTCCATTAATAAGTTAAGGTGCCGGTTTGGCAGGGCGACTCTGCAAGCAGAGCCAAGAGTGGCTCCGCTGTGTCAAACAGGACAAAAAGGCTAGAGGATCCGTTGTCTACTTATTTTTTTGGGCGACTCTGCAAGCGGAGCCAAGAGTGGCTCCGCTGTGTCAAACAGGACAAAAAGGCTAGAGGATCCGTTGTCTacttatttttttccctcttttttgtGTGGGACCCACGTTCATCATGATGTGTTTgacttttttacataaattaatGTGGATCCCAcaactttaataatatatatttaatatattatttagttttataaatatttttgtcaatacatttaatatttataattaatattataaaaattaatttaatatttataaaataaataaaatacacattaataatcttcatataaaaaattattattttatttatttgactaattaaaattttcagtttgatataaaaaaattctaatatacttaaattaattttaataataaattatatttattaaattaactttaataacaaaatgtaaaaaaatgattaaaaaatgattattaaattcaaaataatacttttagtctACAGTTTTTCCGGTAGCAtcagtttttaattcaccaaacacctcacagcatattacacagctttaagctcatttttttttcaacagcATTTCgattagcattgaaaatcaaattttacaCCCTATCAAAAGGAAgcaaaaaaattttttaaaaaaaatatagcaGATATAGGAGACTACGAGTGCGACATAAACCAATTTTGCTCCTTATATTAAAAAGaaacggaaaaaaaaataagaaagagttCGGGCAAtcaaaaagcaagaaaattcATATTTGATTCATACGCTAAATTTCCAATAACTTCAAGATGTTAAACCCACGGAAAGCTCTCAATTGGAACGTTTGCGGAGGATGTCAAAGGCTTGAACTTTAGCCGGATACTCCATTTTCTTTTCGACTGCTCTGATTTTCGGCAGTGACCCTTGTGCAATTGGGTATCCCTTTTTTTTGCTAGATCCGGATTGGTTCTTTGGATGCCGTTCTTGGGTTCTTGTTTTCAGGTAAACATCTTACGTAACCATATATAGATCTCTTCCTTTTCTGGAGAACGctttttgtttggttgctgagaaaacgGGGAAAAGCGAAAGAAAAATATGTTACTGATTGGTGTTTTCTCGTGTGCTGGTTTCTTTGTTAAGATATTCAAATGAAGTAAGAAAATAGCAACATAGCGCTCCAAAATTTTAGAATAATTCAGTTATttgcttattttcttgcacatttTCTCAGTAATCAATAAAAACTTTCTTTTTTGAACAGAAATCTCTAAAATGAATGTCTCTGGGCCTTCTTTGCTAGGTCTTGGACAGCTCACCGCAATTCCCGAGGAGTTGAGTGGAATAGTAGCTGAATATGCTATTGAATTTCCCTACAATGAAAGGACATGCCCATAGTTGGTTACAGTTTATGAGAAATGAGAATATCGTATTTTAATGGATGACTGAAGTTGTGGACTGTTCAAGAAATGAGTCGCTCCCCTTCATTCTCTGTCAAGCCAGAGCATATTTTAAAGCCTGACCCTGATTCGTTGCAGCGATGGGTTGTTGCATTTTGTGTCATTAGATTTGATCTTGAACAGGGTCAGCTCATTGAGGAGTGTTACCCACCTGGGTGTCTTACACATGGTGAGGAACTTACGGTTGCTTTTAGTTCGTTCCCAGATTAAGTTTCGCAACACCAAAATCGCTCAAGCATTCATGATTGTATCTTCTTTTTCCGGTTCCAAAGGCAGAATTCTTTCCTCTGAgcaaggcggtgcaaattagggcggatatcatatcctttgcccaaaaggatattgaatcattttatgaggcttggaagcgctttaaaggaattattcgaagttgcccaaatcatggtcttccggaatgggtggtgtaccaagctttctataaatgggttgtgcatgcataATAAGGAGGctattgatgcggctgcgggaggttcttttatgaccaaaaatcaagaggaggctcgggaattacttgataaagtgaccaagaccactaactcttggtcctcagtgagggggaatccaaagcaagggagAAGTTGTagtgatgatgaagttatgtctaccttggctattatgacAAAGAAGATTGAGGTATTGACGCTAAATCAAGCTCTAGGGGTACGtgctatgcaaaacacacattatcatatgtcttgtgcttattgttgtggacatcatcctacgggggagtgtcttattgcttcttcctctaactctagtgaacaagtgaatgccattggtggagacaacttcaatcaaccccgcaatgatccttattccaacttctacaatccgggatttaggaatcaccccaacttctgttggagcaatactcaaaatgtgtaAAATCCTCAATATCTAGTGCAGcccaaagagaagaagagagatattgatgagatgttctcaaagctagccgcgatacacttacaactcatacctctcaatttatgacaaggatggagcaatacatgagcaaaccgatgccactctacaagctcaagcaactttgatgcaaaactatggaacttccatccggaatcttgaggtataaatggggcaaatagctaacattttgtcatatagagaaaaaggtacattgccaagccaatcggacgtgaatccaaaagggaaggagaaagagcaatgcatggcaatcactcttcgGACTGGTAAGGTAGTTCGAAATACTACTGATCTTGATGCcgaaaaggtgaaaattttgcaggaaaagGGGGAGTGCAGCAAAACAAGGGAAAAAGATGCTGAAAAGTGTCCAAGGggcatttccgatcgatcggactccATCCCGAGCGATCGGCCAATCCCAAAAAAAGCTGAAAAGTCAGAAGATGATCCAAATGTACAAACACGATATGCAGTTGAgttggattggcctgatagttctcTCCCCGCACCTCCAatcaaaccttatgtgcctccaattccatttcctcaaagattgaagagcactaagaagaatgatgatcaattctttaaatttttggaggtattcaagaagcttcaagtaaacatcccctttgccgaaactttagagcaaattccttgctatgccaaatttatgaaggagatcttatccaaaaagcggagattgaaggagcatgaaaagatacaattaactgAAGAGTGTAATGctattgtgcaaaggaagctcccaattaagcaagatgatctgggaagtttcacaatcccgtgcactataggtaacaccttgattgagagatccttgtgtgatcttggagctagtatcaatttgatgccattgtcggttgcAAAGCAAATTGGAGTaaaagagattagtccaaccacggtgtctttaCAAATGACGGATAGATCAATCAAATACCCGCTTGGCACAGTGGATgatgtcttagtgaaggtgggtgatcttatgttcccggtggattttcttatcttggatatggaggccaatcctactactcccataatcttgggaatgtcattcttgagcaccgggagagctttgatagatgttgaaaaagggaaacttactttgagagg
Protein-coding regions in this window:
- the LOC120016090 gene encoding uncharacterized protein LOC120016090, translated to MQLSGSIGSCHRSKEMHLKKALWSEGLLNEGSGGDDVSINTEKASESSTSSSSTAVEELVKSLSKERVYSEVTLALRSGLRDARAEFSFLRVRGLRSLLKSLRSLAHCDSSIRLFSHSQSIPDLQVVPVLFQHSLKESSENESLVESLDHIFSVDPMRITSPSTDAEVALALRVLEGCCLLHRESTVLAHRHKAVPVLMNILSTRGVLEQGACLDALISIMLDSSANQMEFEHCNGIEEVAELITDKQVDENLRLKCGEFLLLLIGHINGRERSTMASINEDIRRLLGEKSASLIWAASQFGSTLDPEQRLTALHIQARRVLESLDLY